One Ranitomeya imitator isolate aRanImi1 chromosome 1, aRanImi1.pri, whole genome shotgun sequence DNA window includes the following coding sequences:
- the LOC138659096 gene encoding gastrula zinc finger protein XlCGF57.1-like, whose amino-acid sequence MTKNRDKMAEKILNLTLEIIFHLTGEDYAVVKISSDRCQAPVSEGRGGTLSPILEPPPHPRIHEDINDQKIIELANKMIELLTGEVPIRCQDVTVYFSMEEWEYLEGHKDRYQEVMMEEHRPRTSPVLSSKRTTPERCPAPPPPPQDHQLLDLDKDLNNINAPERNVRGDQRCEEETPNVRGDQQCKEETPNIRGDQPCKEETPNIRGDQQCKEETPNIRGDQPCKEETTNVRGDQRCKEETPTDNCPDQSGIIQHIYEDNDIIPDLFSSLLIQDLSTDAFKQVLSSDCPHKVEQNESYISDIQHQRPHTLEKPYSCSECEKGFTDNSYLVDHLKSHIEVKPNLCLVCGKCSKSKSKLAEHLRTHTGEKPFSCSECAQCFNRKSQLAVHLKTHTGEKPFSCSECGKCFIHKFSFVRHLKTHTGAQPILCLECGKCYSSKSTLVEHLRTHTGEKPYPCPECAKIFPRKSQLAAHIKTHTGEKPHPCPECAKCFTRQSQLAVHIKTHTGEKPYSCSECKKCFTQKSDLFRHQIIHTGEKPFSCSLCGKCFNQKSSLIVHQRIHIGKPFSCLQCGKCFIDKSGLFKHQNTHTGDKPYSCSECAKCFTWKSQLDAHLNIHTRENPFSCLECGKYFNQKSQLDVHLKTHSG is encoded by the exons ATGACTAAGaacagagacaagatggcagaaAAGATATTAAATCTCACCCTAGAGATAATCTTCCATctaaccggagag GATTACGCAGTAGTGAAgatctctagtgatcgctgtcaggcccctgtgtctgaaggacggggaggaaccctgagtccaatcctggagcctccacctcacccccggatacatgaggacatcaatgaccagaagatcataGAACTcgccaacaagatgattgagctgctgactggagag gttcctataaggtgtcaggacgtcaccgtctatttctccatggaggagtgggagtatctagaaggacacaaggatcggtaccaggaggtgatgatggaggagcaccggccccgcacatcaccag TTctctccagtaagaggacaaccccAGAGAGATGtcccgctcctcctcctcctccacaggaccatcag CTTTTGGATCTGGATAAAGATCTGAACAATATTAATGCTCCAGAGagaaatgtgaggggcgatcagcgatgTGAAGAGGAAACCCCTAATGTGAGAGGCGATCAGCAGtgcaaagaggagacccctaatataaGGGGCGATCAgccgtgtaaagaggagacccctaatataaGGGGCGATCagcagtgtaaagaggagacccctaatataaGGGGCGATCAGCCGTGTAAAGAAGAGAccactaatgtgaggggcgatcagcggtgtaaagaggagacccctacagATAATTGCCCAG atcaGTCTGGTATTATACAGCATATATATGAAGATAATGACATTATCCCAGATTTATTTTCATCCCTTCTCATCCAAGATCTGTCAACTGATGCCTTTAAACAAGTCCTATCTTCTGATTGTCCACACAAAGTTGAGCAAAATGAAAGTTACATAAGTGACATTCAGCATCAAAGACCTCACACATTGGAGAAGCCatattcgtgttcagaatgtgagaaaggtTTTACTGATAATTCATATCTGGTTGACCATCTGAAAAGTCACATAGAGGTGAAGCCTAATTTATGTTTAGTATGTGGGAAATgttctaaaagtaaatcaaaacttgCAGAACATCTaagaactcacactggggagaagccattttcgtgttcagaatgtgcacaatgttttaatcggaaatcaCAGCTTGCTGTTCATTTAAaaacgcacacaggggagaagccattttcatgttcagaatgtggaaaatgctttattCATAAATTCTCTTTTGTTAGACAtctgaaaactcacacaggggcgCAGCCTATtttatgtttagaatgtgggaaatgttacagcagtaaatcaactcttgttgaacatctaagaactcacacaggggagaagccatatccaTGCCCAGAATGTGCAAAAATTTTTCCTCGGAAATCCCAGCTTGCTGCACATataaaaactcacacaggggagaagccacatCCATGCCCAGAATGTGCAAAATGCTTTACTCGGCAATCACAGCTTGCTGTACATataaaaactcacacaggggagaagccatattcatgttcagaatgtaagaaatgttttacccagaaatcagATCTTTTTAGACATCAaataatccacacaggggagaagccattttcttgttctcTATGTGGAAAGTGTTTTAACCAAAAATCATCTCTAAttgtacatcagagaattcacataggaaagccattttcatgtctacagtgtggaaaatgttttatcgaTAAATCAGGTCTTTTTAAACATCAGAATACTCACACAGGGGATAAGCcatattcatgctcagaatgtgcaaAATGTTTTACTTGGAAATCACAGCTTGATGCACATCTAAACATTCACACAAGGGAGaatccattttcatgtttagaatgtgggaaatattttaatcaGAAATCACAGCTTGATGTACACCTAAAAACTCACAGCGggtag